In Micromonospora purpureochromogenes, a single window of DNA contains:
- a CDS encoding TetR/AcrR family transcriptional regulator, translating into MGGSIDPGLPGYIGDAWGLRDRPNKGPKRALSLPRIVDAAVAIAASEGLSAVSMSRVASDLGASTMSLYRYLSAKDELLQLMMDAIYQTPPSGPDAPDEGWRAGLARWTWEQHAILRKHTWALQIPTLGPPVTPNQIIWLERGLECLGGTALGEGEKLSVIMLLSGFCRNDATVSADVQASFMAKAPDELAAMSSYGQLVRKLAGPDRFPAFNAVIDAGVLDTPAGPDDEFVFGLERILDGVGALVEQRAAARSAGGEGH; encoded by the coding sequence ATGGGCGGAAGCATTGATCCGGGGCTGCCGGGATACATCGGGGACGCCTGGGGTTTGCGGGACCGACCGAACAAGGGCCCCAAGCGCGCACTGAGCCTTCCGCGCATCGTCGACGCGGCGGTCGCCATCGCCGCGTCGGAGGGTCTGTCGGCGGTGTCGATGAGCCGGGTCGCGTCGGATCTCGGCGCCTCGACCATGTCGCTGTACCGCTACCTGTCCGCCAAGGACGAACTGCTCCAGCTGATGATGGACGCGATCTACCAGACGCCGCCGTCCGGGCCCGACGCGCCGGACGAGGGCTGGCGCGCCGGGCTGGCCCGGTGGACCTGGGAGCAGCACGCGATCCTGCGCAAGCACACCTGGGCGCTGCAGATCCCGACCCTCGGCCCGCCGGTCACCCCCAACCAGATCATCTGGCTGGAGCGGGGGCTGGAGTGCCTGGGCGGCACCGCGCTGGGCGAGGGCGAGAAGCTGTCGGTGATCATGCTGCTGAGCGGCTTCTGCCGCAACGATGCCACCGTCTCCGCCGACGTGCAGGCCTCGTTCATGGCCAAGGCCCCCGACGAGCTGGCCGCGATGTCCTCCTACGGTCAGCTGGTCCGCAAGCTCGCCGGGCCGGACCGCTTCCCGGCGTTCAACGCGGTGATCGACGCCGGCGTGCTGGACACCCCGGCCGGCCCGGACGACGAGTTCGTCTTCGGCCTGGAGCGCATCCTCGACGGGGTCGGCGCCCTGGTCGAGCAGCGCGCCGCGGCGAGGAGCGCGGGCGGCGAAGGGCACTGA
- a CDS encoding cytochrome P450 — MTTGTERPDFPLDRRRCPLAVPQEYERMREENPLAPVTNRMTGKPVWALTRYRDVRQVLGDPTMSSNARNPAYPAQFHVPEEMLPYIAFPFPAMDPPEHTVRRRMVIPEFTAARINKLRPRMQQIVDTQIDQMLAKGGPLDLMAELALPVPALLFCEMLGVDPVHIGYFRRYAETTTGRDSTQEAVAGAIAEMDEFLDELITEKTKNPGDDLLSRIAARLPDEPTLEHEDLVAIARVLVIAGSDTTANVVSLGTVVLLEHPEQLAELKADPSLWPGAVEELLRFLSILDSATVRVATHDVEVSGGTIRQGEGVLALNGAANWDPGRFPEPEKFDIHRNAEGHLAFSYGNHMCPGANLARMQLETVFRTLFERIPDLRLAADVDKLSYMFDAHAYGLHELPVTW, encoded by the coding sequence GTGACCACCGGTACCGAGCGCCCGGATTTTCCGCTGGACCGGCGCCGGTGCCCGCTCGCCGTTCCGCAGGAATACGAGCGGATGCGTGAGGAGAACCCACTCGCTCCGGTGACCAACCGGATGACCGGTAAACCCGTCTGGGCGTTGACCCGATACCGGGACGTGCGCCAGGTGCTCGGTGACCCGACGATGAGTTCGAATGCGCGTAACCCCGCCTACCCGGCGCAGTTCCACGTGCCGGAGGAGATGCTGCCGTACATCGCCTTTCCGTTCCCGGCGATGGACCCGCCGGAGCACACCGTCCGCCGGCGAATGGTGATCCCCGAATTCACCGCCGCGCGGATCAACAAGCTCCGCCCGCGGATGCAGCAGATCGTCGACACGCAGATCGACCAGATGCTGGCCAAGGGCGGCCCGCTGGACCTGATGGCCGAGCTGGCGCTGCCCGTGCCGGCGCTGCTGTTCTGCGAGATGCTCGGCGTCGACCCGGTGCACATCGGCTATTTCCGCCGCTACGCCGAGACCACCACGGGCCGGGACTCGACGCAGGAGGCGGTGGCCGGCGCGATCGCCGAGATGGACGAGTTTCTCGACGAGCTGATCACCGAGAAGACCAAGAACCCGGGCGACGACCTGCTCAGCCGGATCGCGGCCCGGCTGCCCGACGAGCCCACCCTCGAACACGAGGACCTGGTCGCCATCGCCCGGGTGCTGGTGATCGCCGGCTCCGACACCACCGCCAACGTCGTCTCCCTCGGCACGGTGGTGCTGCTGGAGCACCCGGAGCAGCTCGCGGAGCTCAAGGCGGACCCGTCGCTGTGGCCGGGCGCGGTCGAGGAGCTGCTGCGCTTCCTCAGCATCCTCGACTCGGCCACCGTGCGGGTGGCCACCCACGACGTCGAGGTCAGCGGCGGCACCATCCGCCAGGGCGAGGGCGTGCTCGCGCTCAACGGCGCGGCGAACTGGGACCCGGGGCGTTTCCCGGAACCGGAGAAGTTCGACATCCACCGCAACGCCGAAGGACACCTGGCCTTCAGTTACGGCAACCACATGTGCCCCGGCGCCAACCTGGCCCGGATGCAGCTGGAAACCGTCTTCCGTACGCTCTTCGAGCGCATTCCGGATCTGCGCCTGGCCGCCGACGTCGACAAACTGTCGTACATGTTCGACGCGCACGCGTACGGGTTGCACGAACTGCCCGTCACCTGGTGA
- a CDS encoding flavin reductase family protein, translating into MTSRTGTTAGRVDPGAFRHVLGLFCTGVTIITAAGDGVRPVGFTCQSFVSLSLDPPLVSFSVSRTSRSWPLIRARGAFGVNILTAEQEGLCRTFASRVTDKFTGVDWTPGPVTGSPRLPGSLAWVECTVEAEYPGGDHVIAVGRVRDLEVVDGDADPLLFFLAGFRRPAPAVPGTP; encoded by the coding sequence ATGACATCGCGTACGGGCACCACGGCGGGCCGGGTCGACCCCGGCGCCTTCCGGCACGTCCTCGGACTCTTCTGCACCGGGGTCACCATCATCACCGCCGCCGGCGACGGAGTACGTCCGGTCGGCTTCACCTGCCAGTCGTTCGTCTCGCTCTCCCTCGACCCGCCGCTGGTCTCCTTCTCGGTGTCCCGCACCTCCCGCTCCTGGCCGCTGATCCGGGCCCGGGGCGCGTTCGGGGTGAACATCCTGACCGCCGAGCAGGAGGGGCTGTGCCGGACCTTCGCCAGCCGGGTCACCGACAAGTTCACCGGGGTGGACTGGACGCCCGGCCCGGTGACCGGCTCGCCCCGGCTGCCCGGCTCGCTGGCCTGGGTGGAGTGCACCGTGGAGGCGGAGTACCCGGGCGGGGACCACGTCATCGCCGTTGGCCGGGTACGCGACCTGGAGGTGGTCGACGGCGACGCCGACCCGCTGCTGTTCTTCCTCGCCGGGTTCCGCCGTCCCGCCCCGGCCGTCCCGGGCACCCCCTAG
- a CDS encoding DUF993 family protein, which produces MIKLPESDGTLTVYHPTQAPRVVQPADPSPFRTRSVLATAHVLGDPLADNEPFGPPGGDPPPQSLDWEATLAFRRHLWSYGFTLCEGMDTAHRGMGLDWPGAAELIRRCGAEAKAVGGRLAAAVLTDQLEPFAPVTLAEVQAAYEEQLAVVEEAGAQPVIMCSPHLNVAVRGPEDFATVYGNLLRQSSQPAIVHWITSEWDPRNSEYFGYEEPDDAYDALIAIVRDNLDKVDGVKIGPASLARQVEWRKRLPEGVKFYTSDTTEYPEMFVGDGSGHSHPLTPVIDAVVPIAAEAFRALDAGDDSRARGLLEETLPLNRHLFSGEGRSIFFFKTGVVFLGWLAGHHDHFRMVWGEQSARSVPHLAAAYRLADSLGALPDPELAERRMKLFLATSGIEQ; this is translated from the coding sequence ATGATCAAGCTTCCGGAGTCGGACGGCACCCTGACCGTCTACCACCCGACCCAGGCGCCGCGCGTGGTGCAGCCCGCCGACCCCTCCCCGTTCCGGACCCGTTCCGTGCTGGCCACCGCGCACGTGCTGGGCGACCCGCTGGCCGACAACGAGCCCTTCGGGCCGCCCGGCGGCGACCCGCCGCCGCAGTCGCTGGACTGGGAGGCGACCCTGGCCTTCCGCCGGCACCTGTGGTCGTACGGCTTCACGCTCTGCGAGGGCATGGACACCGCCCATCGCGGCATGGGGCTGGACTGGCCCGGCGCCGCCGAGCTGATCCGCCGCTGCGGCGCCGAGGCGAAGGCCGTCGGCGGCCGGCTGGCCGCGGCCGTCCTCACCGACCAGCTGGAGCCGTTCGCCCCGGTCACCCTCGCCGAGGTCCAGGCCGCCTACGAGGAGCAGCTGGCCGTGGTCGAGGAGGCCGGCGCGCAGCCGGTGATCATGTGCAGCCCGCACCTGAACGTCGCCGTCCGCGGCCCGGAGGACTTCGCCACCGTGTACGGCAACCTGCTGCGCCAGTCCAGCCAGCCGGCGATCGTGCACTGGATCACCTCGGAGTGGGACCCGCGCAACTCGGAGTACTTCGGCTACGAGGAGCCCGACGACGCGTACGACGCGCTGATCGCGATCGTCCGCGACAACCTGGACAAGGTCGACGGCGTCAAGATCGGGCCGGCGTCGCTGGCCCGCCAGGTCGAGTGGCGCAAGCGGCTGCCCGAGGGCGTGAAGTTCTACACCAGCGACACCACCGAGTACCCGGAGATGTTCGTCGGCGACGGGTCCGGGCACAGCCACCCGCTCACCCCGGTCATCGACGCGGTCGTCCCGATCGCCGCCGAGGCCTTCCGGGCGCTCGACGCCGGCGACGACAGCCGGGCCCGGGGGCTGCTGGAGGAGACCCTGCCGCTCAACCGGCACCTGTTCAGCGGCGAGGGCCGCAGCATCTTCTTCTTCAAGACCGGAGTGGTCTTCCTGGGCTGGCTGGCCGGGCACCACGACCACTTCCGGATGGTCTGGGGCGAGCAGTCGGCCCGGTCGGTGCCGCACCTGGCCGCCGCGTACCGGCTGGCCGACAGCCTCGGCGCGCTGCCGGACCCGGAGCTCGCCGAGCGGCGGATGAAGCTCTTCCTCGCCACCTCGGGGATCGAGCAGTGA
- a CDS encoding LLM class flavin-dependent oxidoreductase gives MRFGLTYHHQLPRPWAEDSEERLFQEALAQIELADRLGFDYAWGTEHHFFEEYSHSSAPEVFLAAAAARTKNIRLAHGIIHMPPAVNHPVRIAERLAMLDLISGGRVDFGSGQGSSQLEVGAFGIELADKQEQWHEALEVVIRMMTETPFTGHQGKWVDVPVRNVIPKPKQKPHPPLWRACTRRESIQEAAREGMGALAFSFVNPEEAEEWVEAYYRTLESDDCVPIGQAVNANVAMVLPFMCHEDEEVALDRGLEGAYFFSYALMHYYITGQHQPGVTDIWQSFQDARESMGFTRDAIVPDEKDLQSAESQAMMDQVGQLRRGIGTPAQIADIIRRYEAVGVDQIIFSVQIGKNKHEHIMESLELFAREVMPEFVGRREAREAAKRDRLDVAVKAALGRIKRRTRDVSDFVIAPEMSLYGDADDDD, from the coding sequence ATGCGCTTCGGCTTGACCTATCACCACCAACTTCCCCGGCCGTGGGCCGAGGACAGCGAGGAACGCCTGTTCCAGGAGGCGCTGGCGCAGATTGAGCTGGCCGACCGGCTCGGCTTCGACTACGCCTGGGGCACCGAACACCACTTCTTCGAGGAGTACTCGCACTCCTCGGCGCCGGAGGTCTTCCTCGCCGCCGCCGCGGCCCGGACGAAGAACATCCGGCTCGCGCACGGCATCATCCACATGCCGCCGGCGGTGAACCACCCGGTGCGGATCGCCGAGCGGCTGGCCATGCTGGACCTGATCTCCGGCGGCCGGGTGGACTTCGGCTCCGGCCAGGGCAGCTCCCAGCTGGAGGTGGGCGCCTTCGGCATCGAGCTGGCGGACAAGCAGGAGCAGTGGCACGAGGCGCTCGAGGTGGTCATCCGGATGATGACCGAGACCCCGTTCACCGGCCACCAGGGGAAGTGGGTCGACGTGCCCGTCCGCAACGTCATCCCCAAGCCGAAGCAGAAGCCGCACCCGCCGCTGTGGCGGGCCTGCACCCGCCGGGAGAGCATCCAGGAGGCGGCCCGCGAGGGCATGGGCGCGCTCGCCTTCTCCTTCGTCAACCCGGAGGAGGCCGAGGAGTGGGTCGAGGCCTACTACCGGACGCTGGAGTCGGACGACTGCGTCCCGATCGGCCAGGCGGTCAACGCCAACGTCGCCATGGTGCTGCCGTTCATGTGCCACGAGGACGAGGAGGTCGCCCTCGACCGCGGGCTGGAGGGCGCGTACTTCTTCTCGTACGCCCTGATGCACTACTACATCACCGGTCAGCACCAGCCGGGCGTGACCGACATCTGGCAGAGCTTCCAGGACGCCCGGGAGAGCATGGGCTTCACCCGGGACGCGATCGTGCCGGACGAGAAGGACCTCCAGTCGGCCGAGTCGCAGGCCATGATGGACCAGGTCGGGCAGCTGCGCCGGGGCATCGGCACGCCGGCGCAGATCGCCGACATCATCCGCCGGTACGAGGCCGTCGGCGTCGACCAGATCATCTTCTCGGTGCAGATCGGCAAGAACAAGCACGAGCACATCATGGAATCGCTGGAGCTGTTCGCCCGCGAGGTGATGCCGGAGTTCGTCGGCCGCCGGGAGGCCCGCGAAGCCGCCAAGCGGGACCGGCTCGACGTCGCCGTCAAGGCGGCCCTCGGCCGCATCAAGCGGCGGACCAGGGACGTCTCCGACTTCGTCATCGCCCCGGAGATGTCGCTCTACGGCGACGCCGACGACGACGACTGA
- a CDS encoding ferredoxin yields MRVEVDRETCVGSGNCVYFAPTVFDQDDRDGLVVVLVESPEPALRAATRTAALNCPVGAISVDRINSGSPPVRPAP; encoded by the coding sequence ATGCGTGTCGAGGTCGACCGGGAAACCTGCGTCGGTTCCGGCAACTGCGTGTACTTCGCGCCCACGGTGTTCGACCAGGACGACCGCGACGGTCTCGTGGTCGTGCTGGTGGAATCGCCGGAACCGGCGCTGCGCGCGGCGACCCGTACGGCCGCGCTGAACTGTCCGGTCGGCGCCATCTCGGTCGATCGGATCAATTCCGGCAGCCCGCCGGTCCGGCCCGCCCCCTAG
- a CDS encoding thioesterase II family protein, whose product MAVPTDNGAWIRRFHPAPDAPTRLVCFAHAGGSASYFYPVSQALSPGLDVLAVQYPGRQDRRAEPAFEDVPRLVDALVDEVAVWADRPLALFGHSLGATVAFEVARRLQARGTEVSALFASGRRAPSRHRPAWVHEGDDDALISEMLKLEGTDAQMLTDPELVRMVLPALRADYRAAETYRYQPGPPLTCPVYALTGDADPQVDVPDAESWRGHTTGPFALHVFSGGHFYLNRHAPQVLALIRRHAADGVVAGHARA is encoded by the coding sequence ATGGCCGTACCCACGGACAACGGCGCCTGGATCCGCCGCTTCCACCCCGCCCCGGACGCCCCCACCCGGCTGGTCTGCTTCGCCCACGCCGGTGGCTCCGCGTCGTACTTCTATCCGGTGTCCCAGGCGCTGAGCCCCGGCCTGGACGTCCTGGCCGTGCAGTACCCGGGCCGCCAGGACCGCCGCGCCGAGCCGGCCTTCGAGGACGTGCCCCGGCTGGTCGACGCCCTCGTCGACGAGGTGGCCGTCTGGGCCGACCGGCCGCTGGCGCTGTTCGGGCACAGCCTGGGCGCGACCGTGGCGTTCGAGGTGGCCCGGCGGCTGCAGGCGCGCGGGACCGAGGTGTCCGCGCTGTTCGCCTCCGGCCGGCGGGCGCCGTCGCGGCACCGCCCCGCCTGGGTGCACGAGGGCGACGACGACGCGCTGATCAGCGAGATGCTGAAGCTGGAGGGCACCGACGCCCAGATGCTCACCGACCCCGAACTGGTCCGCATGGTCCTGCCGGCGCTGCGCGCCGACTACCGGGCCGCCGAGACCTACCGCTACCAGCCGGGCCCGCCGCTGACCTGCCCCGTGTACGCGCTGACCGGTGACGCCGACCCGCAGGTCGACGTGCCCGACGCGGAGAGCTGGCGGGGGCACACCACCGGCCCGTTCGCGCTGCACGTCTTCTCCGGCGGGCACTTCTACCTCAACCGGCACGCCCCCCAGGTCCTGGCCCTGATCCGCCGGCACGCGGCGGACGGGGTGGTGGCCGGCCACGCCCGCGCCTGA
- a CDS encoding NAD(P)/FAD-dependent oxidoreductase — translation MSRAVVLGGGLAGMLAAAALARAVDEVTVVERDQLPTEPQPRKGLPQGHHSHILMRGGVEALDQLLPGVTDRLYAAGAKRRGLPSGALARGPEGWMERLDTDAYLLLCSRELLDHVVREQVLRDPRIGVREGCRVTGLVGDADRVTGVRVEQGGAERTLDADLVVDATGRATSAPKWLVDLGLPQVREDVVDAGIVYVSRWFTAPPGTRDDFPGVMIQMQAGTGRPGQGAGLLPMENGRWILSLFGSRGGEPPTDEEGFAQFARERHHPIIVDLIAQARPAGPIRAYRSIPDQRRRFEKLPVPEGFLVIGDAAQALNPVHGTGMSVAAQCALALRTELDVRGLRPGFSRNVQAAIAKINQGAWQIAVNTDQGLPHVRANVPLRGGAFANKMAARVARTGCGNRMVINTVFNVASLCAPMTRMMTPAFLWAVLRGPRTPALTAEQAIAQFPEFGDLVKVDAAPRSTASPA, via the coding sequence GTGAGCCGGGCCGTCGTCCTCGGCGGCGGCCTCGCCGGGATGCTCGCCGCCGCCGCGCTGGCCCGCGCCGTCGACGAGGTCACCGTCGTCGAACGGGACCAGCTCCCCACCGAGCCGCAGCCGCGCAAGGGGCTGCCGCAGGGCCACCACAGCCACATCCTCATGCGCGGCGGTGTCGAGGCCCTCGACCAGCTGCTGCCCGGCGTCACCGACCGGCTGTACGCCGCCGGCGCCAAGCGCCGGGGGCTGCCCTCCGGGGCGCTGGCCCGCGGCCCCGAGGGCTGGATGGAACGGCTGGACACCGACGCGTACCTGCTGCTGTGCAGCCGGGAACTGCTCGACCACGTGGTCCGCGAGCAGGTGCTGCGTGACCCGCGGATCGGCGTCCGGGAGGGCTGCCGGGTCACCGGGCTGGTCGGCGACGCCGACCGGGTCACCGGCGTGCGGGTCGAGCAGGGCGGCGCGGAGCGCACCCTCGACGCCGACCTGGTGGTCGACGCCACCGGCCGGGCCACCAGCGCCCCGAAGTGGCTGGTCGACCTGGGCCTGCCCCAGGTCCGCGAGGACGTGGTGGACGCCGGCATCGTCTACGTCAGCCGCTGGTTCACCGCGCCGCCCGGCACCCGCGACGACTTCCCCGGCGTGATGATCCAGATGCAGGCGGGCACCGGCCGCCCCGGCCAGGGCGCCGGGCTGCTGCCGATGGAGAACGGCCGCTGGATCCTCAGCCTCTTCGGCAGTCGGGGCGGCGAGCCCCCCACCGACGAGGAGGGCTTCGCGCAGTTCGCCCGGGAACGGCACCACCCGATCATCGTCGACCTGATCGCCCAGGCCCGCCCGGCCGGGCCGATCCGCGCCTACCGGAGCATCCCGGACCAGCGGCGGCGCTTCGAGAAGCTGCCCGTGCCGGAGGGCTTCCTGGTGATCGGCGACGCCGCTCAGGCGCTGAATCCGGTGCACGGCACCGGCATGTCGGTCGCCGCGCAGTGCGCGCTGGCGCTGCGGACCGAGCTGGACGTACGGGGCCTGCGCCCCGGCTTCTCCCGCAACGTGCAGGCCGCGATCGCGAAGATCAACCAGGGCGCCTGGCAGATCGCCGTCAACACCGACCAGGGGCTGCCGCACGTGCGGGCCAACGTGCCGCTGCGCGGCGGCGCGTTCGCCAACAAGATGGCCGCCCGGGTCGCCCGGACCGGCTGCGGCAACCGCATGGTCATCAACACCGTGTTCAACGTGGCGTCGCTCTGCGCGCCGATGACCCGGATGATGACGCCCGCCTTCCTCTGGGCCGTGCTGCGCGGCCCCCGTACGCCGGCGCTCACCGCCGAGCAGGCCATCGCGCAGTTCCCCGAGTTCGGCGACCTCGTCAAGGTCGACGCGGCGCCCCGGTCCACGGCCAGCCCGGCCTGA